One Streptomyces sp. V4I8 genomic window carries:
- a CDS encoding TetR/AcrR family transcriptional regulator — protein MARLPSAERRRQLTEAAIRAMSRDGVPRTTTRSIAAEAGVSLSVFHYCFGSKQELIESVITTLTDHSVTMVKEALRPRATLEETVRAGFQAYWDHVRAHPDEHMLTYELTQYALRQPGFEHLARRQYELYAETYAELIDQLRRAMGLRLRVPVPVLARYLAAMTDGLTLNYLVLGDDAAWTAILDTVTAHVAGLAHEA, from the coding sequence ATGGCACGGTTGCCGTCCGCCGAGCGGCGGCGACAGCTCACCGAAGCGGCGATCAGGGCGATGAGCCGGGACGGCGTCCCCAGGACGACGACCCGGTCCATCGCCGCCGAGGCGGGCGTTTCGCTGAGCGTCTTCCACTACTGCTTCGGCTCCAAGCAGGAGCTGATCGAGTCCGTCATCACCACCCTCACCGATCACTCCGTGACGATGGTGAAGGAAGCCCTACGGCCCAGAGCCACCCTCGAGGAGACCGTCCGGGCCGGCTTCCAGGCGTACTGGGACCACGTCCGCGCCCACCCCGACGAGCACATGCTCACCTATGAGCTCACGCAGTACGCGCTGCGCCAGCCCGGCTTCGAGCACCTGGCACGCCGCCAGTACGAGCTGTACGCCGAGACGTACGCCGAGCTCATCGACCAGCTGCGCCGGGCCATGGGCCTCCGGCTGCGCGTCCCCGTCCCCGTCCTGGCCCGCTACCTGGCCGCCATGACCGACGGCCTGACCCTCAACTACCTCGTCCTCGGTGACGACGCGGCCTGGACGGCCATCCTCGACACGGTCACCGCGCACGTCGCCGGGCTGGCACACGAGGCCTGA
- a CDS encoding discoidin domain-containing protein — MTSAGRPYRRRKHVTVVSLLLLVLSVALDPTPSSAAGTDWWNPTARPAPDSQVNVTGEPFTGTNAKGEVRGFVDAHDHIFSNEAFGGRLICGKPFSEQGVADALKDCPEHYPDGSLAIFDFITNGGDGKHDPNGWPTFKDWPAHDSLTHQQNYYAWVERAWRGGQRVLVNDLVTNGVICSVYFFKDRSCDEMTSIRLQAKLTYDMQAFVDKMYGGTGKGWFRIVTDSAQARQVIEQGKLAVILGVETSEPFGCKQVLDIAQCSKADIDKGLDELHALGVRSMFLCHKFDNALCGVRFDSGSLGTAINVGQFLSTGTFWKTEKCTGPQHDNPIGNAMATEAEEHLPAGEEVPSYSADAQCNVRGLTGLGEYAVRGMMKRKMMLEIDHMSVKATGRVLDIFESASYPGVLSSHSWMDLDWTERVYGLGGFIAQYMHGSEGFIAEAERTEALRDKYGVGYGYGTDMNGVGGWPGPRGADAPNKVTYPFKSVDGGSVIDRQTTGERTWDLNTDGAAHYGLVPDWIEDIRRVGGQDVVDDLFRGAESYLDTWAASENHAAGVNLASGAAASAGSSEWSLFTSYQPNRAVDGDSRTRWASDWSDDQWYQVDLGSTQLVKRVTLDWERAYGKSYRIELSTDGVNWRTAWSTTAGDGGLDTARFTGTPARYVRVHGLERGTDWGYSLHEVGVHSS; from the coding sequence GTGACCAGTGCCGGACGCCCGTACCGCAGACGCAAACACGTCACCGTGGTGTCGCTCCTCCTGCTCGTGCTGTCCGTCGCGCTCGACCCCACGCCGAGTTCGGCGGCCGGAACCGACTGGTGGAACCCGACCGCACGGCCCGCCCCGGACTCGCAGGTCAACGTCACCGGGGAGCCCTTCACCGGCACCAACGCCAAGGGCGAGGTGCGCGGCTTCGTGGACGCACACGACCACATCTTCTCCAACGAGGCCTTCGGCGGCCGTCTGATCTGCGGAAAGCCGTTCTCGGAACAGGGTGTCGCCGACGCCCTCAAGGACTGCCCCGAGCACTACCCCGACGGCTCGCTCGCGATCTTCGACTTCATCACCAACGGCGGTGACGGCAAGCACGACCCGAACGGCTGGCCCACCTTCAAGGACTGGCCCGCCCATGACTCGCTGACCCACCAGCAGAACTACTACGCCTGGGTGGAGCGCGCCTGGCGCGGCGGCCAGCGCGTCCTGGTCAACGACCTCGTCACCAACGGCGTGATCTGCTCCGTCTACTTCTTCAAGGACCGCAGCTGCGACGAGATGACGTCCATCCGGCTGCAGGCCAAGCTGACGTACGACATGCAGGCCTTCGTCGACAAGATGTACGGCGGCACCGGCAAGGGCTGGTTCCGGATCGTCACCGACAGCGCCCAGGCCCGCCAGGTCATCGAGCAGGGCAAGCTGGCGGTCATCCTCGGCGTCGAGACCTCCGAGCCCTTCGGCTGCAAGCAGGTCCTCGACATCGCGCAGTGCAGCAAGGCCGACATCGACAAGGGACTGGACGAGCTCCACGCGCTCGGCGTGCGCAGCATGTTCCTGTGCCACAAGTTCGACAACGCCCTGTGCGGCGTCCGCTTCGACTCGGGCTCACTCGGAACGGCCATCAACGTCGGCCAGTTCCTGTCCACCGGGACCTTCTGGAAGACCGAGAAGTGCACCGGCCCCCAGCACGACAACCCCATCGGCAACGCGATGGCCACCGAAGCCGAGGAGCATCTCCCGGCGGGCGAGGAGGTCCCCTCGTACAGCGCTGACGCCCAGTGCAACGTCCGAGGGCTCACCGGCCTCGGCGAGTACGCCGTCCGGGGCATGATGAAACGCAAGATGATGCTGGAGATCGACCACATGAGCGTCAAGGCCACCGGCCGGGTGCTCGACATCTTCGAGTCCGCGTCCTACCCCGGCGTGCTCTCCTCGCACAGCTGGATGGACCTGGACTGGACCGAACGGGTCTACGGTCTCGGCGGCTTCATCGCCCAGTACATGCACGGCTCCGAGGGCTTCATCGCGGAGGCCGAGCGCACGGAGGCCCTGCGCGACAAGTACGGCGTCGGCTACGGCTACGGCACCGACATGAACGGCGTCGGCGGCTGGCCGGGACCGCGTGGAGCGGACGCCCCCAACAAGGTGACGTACCCCTTCAAGAGCGTCGACGGCGGCTCCGTCATCGACCGGCAGACCACCGGCGAGCGCACCTGGGACCTGAACACCGACGGCGCCGCCCACTACGGCCTCGTCCCGGACTGGATCGAGGACATCCGCCGCGTCGGCGGCCAGGACGTGGTCGACGACCTCTTCCGGGGCGCCGAGTCCTACCTCGACACCTGGGCGGCCTCCGAGAACCACGCGGCCGGGGTGAACCTCGCGAGCGGCGCGGCCGCGTCCGCAGGCTCCTCGGAATGGAGCCTGTTCACCAGCTACCAGCCGAACCGCGCCGTCGACGGCGACAGCCGTACCCGCTGGGCCAGCGACTGGAGCGACGACCAGTGGTACCAGGTCGACCTCGGGTCCACACAGCTCGTCAAGCGGGTCACCCTCGACTGGGAACGCGCGTACGGCAAGTCGTACCGCATCGAGCTCTCCACCGACGGAGTGAACTGGCGGACCGCCTGGTCCACGACAGCCGGTGACGGCGGCCTGGACACGGCCCGGTTCACCGGCACACCGGCCAGGTATGTACGCGTCCACGGGCTGGAACGCGGCACCGACTGGGGCTACTCCCTCCACGAGGTCGGCGTCCACAGCAGCTGA
- a CDS encoding class I SAM-dependent methyltransferase, protein MPAKNLTANRAALGHRVAYALRHPDRVPRHLARTARDMWLRRRHPDHVSYYRAVMRSDTRADPDAAVGSHNRERWLALGAMQFDYLVGHGLRPEHRMLEIGCGNLRGGWRFIRHLDPGHYYGVDISPDILFAAQDTLVEMGLQRRLPTLTPVRDLRLRFLPDAHFDVVHAHSVFSHSPIPVIEECLANVGRLLAPGGWFDFTFDRTEGQEHHVLREDFYYRTETLVALAEKHGLRARFMADWEELPHGQSKIRVTHAV, encoded by the coding sequence ATGCCGGCCAAGAACCTCACCGCCAACCGCGCGGCCCTCGGCCATCGCGTCGCGTACGCCCTGCGGCACCCCGACCGGGTGCCCCGTCATCTGGCCCGCACAGCCCGGGACATGTGGCTGCGCCGCCGTCACCCGGACCACGTCTCCTACTACCGGGCGGTGATGCGCTCCGACACCCGTGCCGACCCGGACGCGGCGGTCGGCAGTCACAACCGTGAGCGGTGGCTGGCGCTCGGGGCGATGCAGTTCGACTACCTCGTGGGCCACGGACTGCGCCCCGAGCACCGGATGCTGGAGATCGGCTGCGGCAACCTGCGCGGCGGCTGGCGGTTCATCCGGCACCTCGACCCGGGGCATTACTACGGCGTCGACATCTCGCCCGACATCCTCTTCGCCGCGCAGGACACCCTCGTGGAGATGGGGCTGCAGCGGCGGCTGCCCACCCTGACCCCGGTCCGTGACCTGAGACTGCGGTTCCTGCCCGACGCCCACTTCGACGTGGTGCACGCGCACAGCGTCTTCTCGCACTCGCCGATTCCGGTCATCGAGGAGTGCCTGGCCAACGTCGGCCGGCTGCTCGCCCCCGGCGGCTGGTTCGACTTCACGTTCGACCGCACCGAGGGGCAGGAACACCACGTGCTGCGCGAGGACTTCTACTACCGCACGGAGACTCTCGTGGCGCTGGCCGAGAAGCACGGCCTGCGGGCCCGCTTCATGGCGGACTGGGAGGAACTCCCGCACGGCCAGTCCAAGATCCGGGTCACCCACGCGGTGTGA
- a CDS encoding lysostaphin resistance A-like protein gives MPIVCALAVLTVANLLNNWLARGPVLYVVICVTATAVLLLIARWDRLTLAELGLDAAAVRRGLRWGLVLVGVVLLVLGVLLAVPAGREAFRDARAADLSVGRLLWVALVRVPFGTVLLEETAFRGVLWAMIRRRHGTAWATAVSSLLFGLWHLMPARGINRSNAAVASVFGAGPAGVAPTVAVAIVATAVAGVVLCELRRRSGSLLAPMALHWAVNSLGYAFAWAAARWWLEG, from the coding sequence ATGCCGATCGTATGTGCTCTCGCCGTTCTCACCGTCGCGAATCTGCTGAACAACTGGCTCGCGCGGGGCCCTGTCCTGTACGTGGTCATCTGTGTGACCGCGACGGCGGTCCTGCTGCTGATCGCGCGATGGGACAGGCTCACCCTGGCCGAGCTGGGGCTCGACGCGGCGGCGGTGCGCAGGGGGCTGCGCTGGGGGCTCGTTCTGGTGGGGGTCGTTCTGCTGGTGCTGGGGGTGCTGCTCGCCGTCCCCGCCGGGCGCGAGGCGTTTCGGGATGCCAGGGCTGCGGACCTGTCGGTGGGGCGGCTGTTGTGGGTGGCGCTGGTGCGGGTGCCGTTCGGGACCGTGTTGCTGGAGGAGACGGCCTTCCGTGGGGTGCTGTGGGCCATGATCCGGCGGCGGCATGGCACGGCGTGGGCCACGGCCGTGTCGTCGCTGCTGTTCGGGCTGTGGCATCTGATGCCCGCTCGGGGCATCAACCGCTCCAACGCCGCGGTCGCCTCGGTCTTCGGGGCCGGCCCGGCGGGCGTGGCCCCGACGGTGGCCGTGGCGATCGTCGCCACGGCCGTCGCCGGGGTCGTCCTGTGCGAGCTGCGCCGTCGCTCCGGGAGCCTGTTGGCGCCCATGGCCCTGCACTGGGCGGTGAACAGCCTCGGTTACGCGTTCGCCTGGGCGGCCGCTCGCTGGTGGCTCGAAGGCTGA
- the lpdA gene encoding dihydrolipoyl dehydrogenase, producing the protein MVEQDERFDVVVLGAGPGGYVAAIRAAQLGKRVAVVEEKYWGGVCLNVGCIPSKALLRNAELAHIFTREAKTFGIKVDGTVSFDFGEAFRRSRKVADGRVKGVHYLMKKNKITEIDGRGTFLDPHTLQVAGYDGETRTIGFEQCIIATGATPKLLPGTRRSARVVTFEEQILAEELPRSIVIAGAGAIGVEFAYVLHNYGVKVTIVEFLDRMAPLEDAEVSAELAKQYRRLGIDVLTSTRVDAVDESGEQVRVTVTGKDGSQQVLEADKVLQAIGFQPNVEGYGLDKTGVTVTDRGAIDVDGRCRTSVPHIFAIGDVTAKLMLAHAAEAMGIIAAETIADAETMELDYVMIPRATYCQPQIASFGYTEAQARELGHDVKVAKFPFTANGKSHGLGDATGFVKLISDARYGELLGGHLIGPDVTELLPELTLAQQWDLTVHEVARNVHAHPTLGEAVKEAVHGLAGHMINF; encoded by the coding sequence ATGGTCGAGCAGGACGAGCGCTTCGATGTCGTGGTCCTCGGCGCGGGCCCCGGCGGCTACGTGGCGGCGATCCGCGCCGCCCAGCTGGGCAAGCGGGTGGCGGTCGTGGAGGAGAAGTACTGGGGCGGCGTCTGTCTGAACGTGGGCTGTATCCCCAGTAAGGCGCTGCTGCGCAACGCCGAACTGGCGCACATCTTCACGCGCGAGGCGAAGACCTTCGGCATCAAGGTGGACGGGACGGTCTCCTTCGACTTCGGTGAGGCGTTCCGCCGCAGCCGCAAGGTGGCGGACGGCCGGGTCAAGGGCGTCCACTACCTGATGAAGAAGAACAAGATCACCGAGATCGACGGCCGGGGCACCTTCCTCGACCCGCACACCCTCCAGGTGGCGGGCTACGACGGCGAGACCCGCACCATCGGCTTCGAGCAGTGCATCATCGCTACCGGCGCCACGCCCAAGCTGCTGCCCGGCACCCGGCGCAGCGCGCGCGTGGTGACGTTCGAGGAGCAGATCCTGGCCGAGGAGCTGCCGCGGTCGATCGTCATCGCGGGTGCCGGCGCGATCGGCGTCGAGTTCGCCTACGTACTCCACAACTACGGCGTCAAGGTCACGATCGTCGAGTTCCTGGACCGCATGGCCCCGCTGGAGGACGCCGAGGTCTCCGCCGAACTCGCCAAACAGTACCGCCGGTTGGGCATCGACGTGCTGACCTCCACCCGGGTCGACGCGGTCGACGAGTCCGGCGAGCAGGTGCGCGTCACGGTCACCGGCAAGGACGGCTCTCAGCAGGTCCTGGAGGCCGACAAGGTGCTCCAGGCGATCGGCTTCCAGCCGAACGTCGAGGGCTACGGCCTGGACAAGACCGGCGTGACCGTCACCGATCGCGGCGCGATCGACGTCGACGGCCGCTGCCGTACCTCGGTCCCGCACATCTTCGCCATCGGTGACGTCACGGCGAAGCTGATGCTCGCGCACGCGGCGGAGGCGATGGGCATCATCGCCGCCGAGACCATCGCGGACGCCGAGACGATGGAGCTGGACTATGTGATGATCCCGCGCGCCACCTACTGCCAGCCGCAGATCGCCAGCTTCGGCTATACCGAGGCCCAGGCCCGCGAGCTCGGCCACGACGTCAAGGTGGCGAAGTTCCCCTTCACGGCGAACGGCAAGTCGCACGGCCTCGGCGACGCGACCGGCTTCGTGAAGCTGATCAGCGACGCCAGGTACGGCGAACTCCTCGGCGGCCACCTCATCGGCCCCGACGTCACCGAACTGCTGCCCGAGCTGACCCTGGCCCAGCAGTGGGACCTGACCGTGCACGAGGTCGCCCGCAACGTCCACGCCCACCCCACCCTCGGCGAGGCGGTCAAGGAAGCGGTGCACGGCCTCGCCGGACACATGATCAACTTCTGA
- a CDS encoding amidohydrolase family protein, whose product MDFEDTSDALRSGPLSRRGFLRATATVAATAAATATVPDAVGTPAEAATSTATDLSFTAVTGGSATLAPSGDRLVAEVQNMLWSIPAEGGTAVPITTPGLEPTRPQFSPDGSRVVVCAYRGGGFHLWTLRPDGTGLRQLTDGPWDDRGPAWSPDGTRIAFASERGGDTVTGAPYRIWVVDVRSGALTRLTGSPDQQGPGQDSRWEDFDPAWSPDGERVLFVRAGVTSTGALRASAIVSVAADGSGPVTIEHTDDSGAQLMTPAVSPTGRLAHLRTTAAPAASCTLVVDGRPVPVAGDVLPAPPRWTAAERLLLTVDGNFRLVDPDAPADGEEIPFTATLPVDRPRYRGKEYDFEGAGARPVRALHLPALSPDGRSVAFAALNALWTAGTTGGRAPRRVLQVPATRYVSAPVWTPDGTALVYADDRAGLFAVRRRDLGSGEETVLAAGGRVFPALSPDGTRLACLDMSGNLVVRDLPDGTERVLATPLGAGGLPGRPSWSPDGRYVALCDRNRLNQRFREGYNLIRVVDTSTGTTALHALAPHTSLSDRYDSGPVWSPDGRWMAVIAESALWLLPVRADGTPDGEPRRLTTEPADHPSWSADARTLLYLSAGTLRLIDVRSGRTRTVRVRLDYRRPRPADTVVRAGRFWDGTGSDVREDIDVVIRAGRVAEVAPHRTGRPAARRVDASDRTVIPGLWDAHTHPWQTTYGGRQTALQLAYGITTAVSLGGFAYEQARIREAVAAGALAGPRLLTTGELLDGARVAYSMGRAHRTREGLHRSLARGAALDWDFVKTYVRAPGWVMKESAAFGHERLGVRSGSHLCSPGVQLGQDLTTHLQATQRLEFGHATSASGRAYQDVEEIYTAAGFHLVATPFTALALLGADPALADDPRVTALMPPWDTALVREGAGQPPSDAQLATLAREMSVYRRILAGGGLVALGTDQPLVPVGLHLHLALRALHRAGLSPAEALRTATLLPARVFGADADLGTVEEGKLADLTVVDGDPFTDFAELVRTVAVLRGGVLFEQSDLVDAFGTSDTPDASDTSGASRTYTSFTSSASSASSDAATERRAAEEWLEVSRRMRREGCCEV is encoded by the coding sequence TTGGACTTCGAAGACACCTCTGACGCCCTCCGTTCCGGCCCGCTCTCCCGTCGCGGATTCCTCCGGGCCACCGCCACCGTCGCCGCGACAGCGGCAGCCACGGCCACGGTGCCGGACGCCGTCGGTACGCCGGCCGAGGCCGCGACGTCCACCGCGACCGACCTCTCCTTCACCGCCGTCACGGGCGGTTCCGCGACCCTCGCACCGTCCGGTGACCGGCTGGTCGCCGAGGTCCAGAACATGCTCTGGTCCATCCCGGCGGAGGGCGGAACCGCGGTCCCGATCACCACGCCCGGCCTCGAACCCACCCGCCCGCAGTTCTCGCCCGACGGCAGCCGAGTCGTCGTCTGCGCCTACCGCGGGGGAGGCTTCCATCTCTGGACGCTGCGGCCCGACGGCACCGGGCTGCGGCAGCTCACCGACGGACCATGGGACGACCGAGGTCCGGCCTGGTCGCCGGACGGCACCCGGATCGCGTTCGCCTCCGAGCGCGGCGGGGACACCGTTACCGGCGCGCCGTACCGCATCTGGGTCGTGGACGTGCGCAGCGGCGCGCTGACCCGCCTGACCGGCAGCCCCGACCAGCAGGGCCCCGGGCAGGACAGCCGCTGGGAGGACTTCGACCCGGCATGGTCGCCCGACGGTGAACGGGTCCTGTTCGTGCGCGCCGGCGTCACCTCGACGGGCGCCCTGCGGGCGAGCGCGATCGTGTCCGTGGCCGCCGACGGGTCGGGCCCCGTCACCATCGAGCACACCGACGATTCCGGCGCCCAGCTCATGACCCCGGCCGTCTCGCCCACGGGGCGCCTGGCCCACCTGCGGACCACCGCCGCACCCGCCGCCTCCTGCACGCTCGTCGTGGACGGCAGGCCGGTCCCGGTGGCGGGTGACGTCCTCCCCGCGCCGCCCCGCTGGACGGCCGCCGAGCGACTGCTCCTCACGGTCGACGGGAACTTCCGCCTCGTCGACCCGGACGCGCCGGCCGACGGCGAGGAGATCCCCTTCACGGCCACGCTGCCCGTGGACCGGCCCCGCTACCGCGGCAAGGAGTACGACTTCGAGGGTGCGGGCGCCCGCCCCGTACGCGCGCTGCACCTGCCCGCCCTGTCGCCGGACGGCCGTAGCGTCGCCTTCGCCGCGCTCAACGCGCTGTGGACCGCCGGGACGACGGGCGGCCGAGCGCCCCGCAGGGTGCTTCAAGTCCCCGCCACCCGCTATGTGTCGGCGCCGGTCTGGACGCCCGACGGCACGGCGCTGGTGTACGCCGACGACCGTGCAGGACTGTTCGCCGTACGGCGCCGCGACCTCGGCTCCGGCGAGGAGACCGTGCTCGCGGCGGGCGGCCGGGTCTTCCCCGCGCTCTCGCCCGACGGGACACGGTTGGCCTGTCTGGACATGTCCGGCAACCTCGTGGTGCGCGACCTGCCCGACGGCACCGAACGCGTCCTGGCCACCCCGCTCGGAGCGGGCGGGCTGCCCGGCCGGCCCAGCTGGTCGCCCGACGGCCGCTATGTGGCGCTGTGCGACCGGAACCGCCTCAACCAGCGGTTCCGTGAGGGCTACAACCTCATCCGCGTCGTCGACACGAGCACCGGGACCACCGCCCTGCACGCCCTCGCCCCGCACACCTCGCTCTCCGACCGCTACGACTCCGGCCCCGTCTGGTCGCCGGACGGCCGCTGGATGGCCGTGATCGCCGAGTCCGCGCTGTGGCTGCTGCCGGTCCGGGCCGACGGCACCCCGGACGGCGAGCCACGCCGGCTCACCACCGAACCCGCCGACCACCCGTCCTGGTCCGCCGACGCCCGCACCCTGCTCTACCTCTCCGCGGGCACCCTGCGCCTCATCGACGTCCGCAGCGGCAGGACCCGTACCGTCCGCGTCCGGCTGGACTACCGCAGGCCGCGCCCGGCGGACACGGTCGTGCGCGCGGGCCGCTTCTGGGACGGAACCGGGTCGGACGTCCGCGAGGACATCGACGTCGTGATCCGTGCGGGCCGGGTCGCGGAGGTGGCCCCCCACCGCACCGGCCGCCCGGCCGCCCGTCGCGTCGACGCGAGCGACCGCACCGTGATCCCGGGCCTGTGGGACGCGCACACCCACCCCTGGCAGACCACATACGGAGGCCGCCAGACCGCGCTCCAACTCGCCTACGGCATCACGACGGCCGTCTCGCTGGGCGGCTTCGCCTACGAACAGGCCCGCATCCGGGAGGCGGTCGCCGCCGGTGCCCTCGCCGGACCCCGGCTGCTGACCACCGGCGAGCTGCTCGACGGGGCGCGGGTCGCCTACAGCATGGGCCGCGCCCACCGCACCCGCGAGGGTCTGCACCGCTCGCTGGCGCGCGGGGCCGCGCTGGACTGGGACTTCGTGAAGACGTACGTACGCGCCCCGGGGTGGGTCATGAAGGAGTCCGCGGCCTTCGGGCACGAGCGGCTCGGGGTGCGCAGCGGCAGCCATCTGTGCAGTCCCGGGGTGCAGTTGGGGCAGGACCTGACGACCCATCTGCAGGCGACGCAGCGGCTGGAGTTCGGGCACGCGACATCGGCGTCGGGGCGGGCGTACCAGGACGTGGAGGAGATCTACACCGCCGCCGGCTTCCACCTCGTCGCCACGCCGTTCACCGCGCTGGCCCTGCTGGGCGCCGACCCCGCGCTCGCGGACGACCCGCGCGTCACCGCGCTCATGCCGCCGTGGGACACCGCGCTCGTCCGTGAGGGGGCCGGGCAGCCGCCCTCCGACGCCCAACTCGCCACGCTGGCCAGGGAGATGAGCGTCTACCGGCGTATCCTCGCGGGTGGCGGACTGGTCGCGCTCGGCACGGACCAACCGCTCGTCCCGGTCGGCCTGCATCTGCACCTTGCCCTGCGTGCCCTGCACCGCGCCGGCCTGTCACCGGCCGAGGCGCTGCGCACCGCGACGCTGCTGCCCGCGCGGGTCTTCGGTGCCGACGCCGATCTGGGCACGGTGGAGGAGGGCAAGCTCGCCGACCTCACGGTCGTGGACGGCGACCCGTTCACCGACTTCGCCGAACTGGTCCGTACGGTGGCCGTACTTCGCGGGGGCGTGCTCTTCGAGCAGTCGGACCTGGTCGACGCCTTCGGCACCTCGGACACCCCGGATGCTTCGGACACCTCGGGTGCCTCCCGCACTTACACCTCCTTCACCTCCTCCGCCTCCTCCGCCTCCTCCGACGCCGCGACAGAGCGCCGGGCGGCCGAGGAATGGCTGGAGGTGAGCCGCCGTATGCGCCGTGAGGGGTGTTGTGAAGTCTGA
- a CDS encoding sensor histidine kinase, which yields MGDGAIDRDTAGLAGLRRYTWWTVPGMTACVLAVFVGEWVLDGDVPLWARAPAAAALVVEVWAIVALLSSRPALLPVTDAHPGRPPVGRLIAAVGAGVVLAAFPLALRDYGLWPVAPAMVVAVIATYLPPRRRRLLIGSALGLALLPGSVVSLVEGDGELAYAALFPTGLVAFTAWVTLGPLWAWDTARRLDEARRLEAELAVREERLRFAADLHDIQGHHLQVIALKSELAERLVERDPARAATEMKEVRRLAADALSDTRAVVQGYRRTTLDDEIANATRVLAAADIDARMTLAPEAVATDLTDSARHLLGLVMREATTNVLRHSRAGHAEVEYRVTDGLARLSVSNDGAEAHPAALEGTGLRGLAERLEAAGGELTWNQDGDRFGVTAALPTRSSRPPDSPNPPDSPNFPNPPHPQHPLGSPNSPDSPNSADGAAP from the coding sequence GTGGGGGACGGGGCGATCGATCGCGACACGGCGGGGCTGGCGGGCCTGCGCCGCTACACGTGGTGGACCGTGCCGGGCATGACCGCGTGTGTCCTGGCCGTCTTCGTCGGCGAGTGGGTCCTAGACGGCGATGTCCCCCTGTGGGCCCGCGCCCCGGCCGCCGCCGCGCTGGTGGTCGAGGTGTGGGCGATCGTGGCGCTGCTGAGCAGTCGGCCGGCACTTCTGCCGGTGACCGACGCACACCCCGGCAGGCCGCCCGTGGGCCGGCTGATCGCCGCGGTGGGGGCGGGAGTCGTACTCGCGGCATTCCCGCTGGCCCTGCGCGACTACGGGCTGTGGCCCGTCGCGCCCGCCATGGTGGTGGCGGTCATCGCGACGTACCTCCCACCGCGCCGCCGACGACTGCTGATCGGGAGCGCCCTGGGCCTCGCGCTCCTGCCCGGGAGCGTCGTCAGCCTCGTCGAGGGGGACGGGGAGTTGGCGTACGCCGCCCTGTTCCCCACGGGCCTCGTCGCCTTCACGGCATGGGTGACGCTCGGCCCCCTGTGGGCCTGGGACACGGCACGACGGCTGGACGAGGCACGGCGGCTGGAGGCGGAGCTGGCGGTCAGGGAGGAGCGGCTGCGGTTCGCCGCCGATCTGCACGACATCCAGGGGCACCATCTCCAAGTGATCGCCCTGAAGAGCGAGTTGGCGGAACGGCTCGTCGAGCGGGACCCGGCCCGCGCGGCCACGGAGATGAAGGAGGTACGGCGGCTGGCGGCGGACGCGCTCAGCGACACGCGGGCCGTGGTGCAGGGCTACCGTCGTACGACCCTGGACGACGAGATCGCCAACGCGACCCGGGTGCTGGCCGCTGCCGACATCGACGCGAGGATGACGCTCGCCCCCGAGGCCGTGGCCACCGACCTCACGGACTCCGCCCGTCACCTCCTCGGGCTGGTGATGCGGGAGGCCACCACCAACGTGCTCCGGCACAGCCGGGCCGGACACGCCGAGGTCGAGTACCGGGTCACGGACGGCCTCGCCCGGCTGAGCGTGAGCAACGACGGCGCCGAGGCACATCCGGCCGCCCTGGAGGGCACGGGGCTGCGCGGCCTCGCCGAGCGGCTGGAGGCGGCCGGCGGGGAGCTGACCTGGAACCAGGACGGGGACCGCTTCGGGGTGACGGCCGCCCTGCCGACGCGGTCCTCGCGGCCACCGGACTCCCCCAATCCACCGGACTCACCGAACTTCCCCAATCCACCGCACCCCCAGCACCCACTGGGCTCACCGAACTCACCGGACTCGCCGAACTCCGCGGACGGAGCCGCCCCATGA
- a CDS encoding DNA-binding response regulator, whose amino-acid sequence MIRLLIADDEDLLRSALAALLALEQDLTVVAEAATSTDAVRLARERRPDIAVLDLEMPPTDGLRAAEEIRAELPTQIVLVTRHARPAVLRRALAAGVRGFVPKTTPAARLAEIIRDIAAGRRYVDPDIAASALTEDDCPLTDRELEVLRAARTGASIAEIATEVHLAAGTVRNYLSAAMSKLGTPTRHAAAHRAWEQGWI is encoded by the coding sequence ATGATCCGCCTGCTGATCGCCGACGACGAGGACCTGCTCAGAAGCGCCCTGGCCGCCCTGCTCGCGCTGGAGCAGGACCTCACCGTGGTCGCCGAGGCGGCCACCTCCACCGATGCGGTACGGCTGGCCCGTGAGCGGCGTCCCGACATCGCCGTCCTCGACCTGGAGATGCCGCCCACCGACGGGCTCCGCGCCGCCGAGGAGATCCGGGCCGAACTGCCCACGCAGATCGTCCTGGTGACCCGGCACGCCCGTCCCGCCGTACTGCGCCGGGCTCTGGCCGCCGGTGTACGCGGCTTCGTCCCCAAGACGACCCCGGCGGCCCGGCTGGCCGAGATCATCCGCGACATCGCCGCCGGCCGCCGCTATGTGGACCCGGACATCGCCGCCTCCGCTCTGACCGAGGACGACTGTCCCCTCACCGACCGCGAACTGGAGGTCCTGCGCGCCGCCCGCACCGGCGCGTCGATCGCCGAGATCGCCACCGAGGTCCACCTGGCTGCCGGCACGGTCCGCAACTACCTCTCCGCGGCCATGTCCAAGCTGGGCACACCGACCCGCCACGCGGCAGCGCACCGCGCCTGGGAGCAGGGGTGGATCTGA